Proteins from a genomic interval of Thunnus thynnus chromosome 5, fThuThy2.1, whole genome shotgun sequence:
- the LOC137182649 gene encoding golgin subfamily A member 6-like protein 25, with protein MDRKTQMNRKTQDNREKPDWMEREEKEVKERQEKNSMEGKTESKESVPKKGLISKMKMQSLIHQRDQLMKVISRTYEKEVAADVGEETPEMELRKYRQQAKRRRLLQKQQKIEERIRCKKEKGKQGQESDGAEDNRKSKDSEEKDVEDKETEGEKGETDSKESVPKKGVVSKLKMWYLKRQNDQIIKDISRTYEKEVAADFAENTPELEMKKIRQQAKRKELLDKQQKVKEKIRHKTEKGRKKKNQEEGVEEEKEDGLLSRGFSALCSGYVNYGRMRPL; from the exons ATGGACAGAAAAActcaaatgaacagaaaaactcaagacaacagagaaaaacctgattggatggagagagaagagaaggaggtgaaagagagacaggagaaGAATAGTATGGAAGGGAAGACAGAAAGCAAAGAGTCAGTTCCAAAGAAGGGCCTGATCTCAAAGATGAAAATGCAGTCCCTAATACACCAGAGGGACCAACTCATGAAAGTCATCTCCAGAACCTACGAGAAGGAGGTGGCTGCTGATGTTGGTG aggAAACTCCTGAAATGGAGCTCAGAAAATATAGGCAGCAGGCAAAGAGGAGAAGGCTGctgcagaaacaacaaaaaatcgAGGAGAGAATAAGATGCaaaaaggagaaggggaaaCAAGGTCAGGAGAGTGATGGAGCGGAGGATAACAGAAAAAGTAAGGACAGTGAAGAAAAGGATGTGGAGGACAAAGAGACTGAAGGAGAGAAGGGGGAGACAGACAGTAAAGAGTCAGTTCCCAAGAAGGGTGTCGTTTCAAAGCTGAAAATGTGGTACCTCAAACGCCAGAATGACCAAATTATCAAAGACATCTCCAGAACATACGAGAAGGAGGTGGCTGCTGATTTTGCTG aaaacacacctgaactggagatgaaaaaaataaggcAACAAGCTAAGAGGAAGGAGCTCCTagataaacaacaaaaagttaaggagaaaataagacacaaaaccgagaaaggcagaaaaaagaaaaatcaagaggagggagtggaggaagagaaggaagatGGCCTGCTTTCAAGAGGTTTCAGTGCCCTCTGTAGTGGGTACGTTAACTACGGACGCATGCGCCCTCTATAA
- the vps9d1 gene encoding VPS9 domain-containing protein 1 isoform X1, with protein sequence MATADSGPKPLQNAMKMAKVAIQLDGGSKHKEAYCEYLRTINYISHALLEEAGSQKEKEMVAVEGERMLRLAEQCLERAKSFIGKNADPPDLSASASASSCWSPGQSQPHQTTVLPPAVATNTVPPSDPPVGAGRKATSPTKAGHRRVLSDGGGELSPFLPPEVFQRLQTVESQDRSKKELTPIEEASRLNQKLKANYEARLARLTPGQAYQKTSLTLSLQRQMMENLIIAKARQDALQRKMEERRLRLQEEANRRFAASGAMTTEEQEQRVLYTNVLEYEQDHDWPKLWKANLKKNPDDVTLVSGLVSYLLSRSDHPVVKLLRKHQYRVYNKLYPIISKGLPQSPAVPLRPSRSTHNLLHPETQRKPTTTAGSSVGAQSFSTDCSLSPSPSHDFNTNYDNEEGEEQVTVDRENSFEDLEQFLTQLDWAPPHGNMDDTCSDSELTCDSSMQPEQDEGHISELETRAMKEHLKAVVKDIHIAIDQLLSLCLLSFECLNTASSKDLCLASIEEAFFTPLWSALVALFRKVHRERELAFETSLKLYRDASPGDVGVPLKLFPQDPGALQGSYPYESAVQELKLLTKDCCPQRKLECIVRTLRLICACAEDYRCLHEVDSTPKTAAIGADDLLPILSFVALRCQCPQLVSECAALEEFIHEGYLIGEEGYCLTSMQSALAYVESLHTAGTHLPADKFV encoded by the exons ATGGCTACAGCTGATAGTGGCCCGAAGCCCCTTCAAAATGCCATGAAAATGGCCAAAGTAGCGATACAGCTGGACGGAGGGAGCAAACATAAG GAAGCTTACTGTGAATACCTCCGGACGATCAACTACATATCACATGCACTTTTGGAGGAAGCTGGGTCACAAA aggagaaggagatggTGGCGGTGGAGGGGGAGCGCATGTTGAGGTTGGCTGAGCAGTGTTTGGAGCGAGCCAAGTCATTTATAGGAAAGAACGCTGACCCCCCTGACCTTTCTGCCTCCGCCTCCGCTTCCTCTTGCTGGTCACCTGGCCAATCACAACCCCATCAGACCACTGTCCTCCCACCTGCCGTTGCCACAAACACTG TCCCTCCCTCTGACCCTCCTGTTGGCGCAGGGCGTAAAGCAACCAGTCCGACAAAGGCCGGTCACCGCAGGGTGCTGTCAGATGGTGGCGGGGAGCTCTCCCCTTTCCTGCCTCCTGAAGTCTTCCAGAGACTGCAAACAGTGGAGTCACAGGACAGAAGCAAAAA ggaGCTGACACCCATTGAAGAAGCTTCACGTTTGAACCAGAAGTTGAAAGCCAATTATGAAGCTCGTCTGGCAAGGCTCACACCTGGTCAGGCTTACCAGAAGACGTCtttg ACGCTCTCTCTCCAGCGTCAGATGATGGAGAACCTCATCATAGCCAAAGCCAGGCAGGATGCT CTTCAGcggaagatggaggagagaagaCTAAGGCTACAGGAAGAGGCCAACAG GAGATTTGCAGCGTCTGGAGCAATGACAACAGAGGAGCAAGAGCAGCGCGTTCTCTATACCAATGTGCTGGAATATGAGCAAGACCAT gATTGGCCCAAACTATGGAAAGCTAACCTGAAGAAgaatcctgatgatgtcactttagtATCAGGCCTAGTCTCCTACCTGCTCAG CCGATCTGACCACCCAGTGGTGAAGCTGCTGAGGAAACACCAGTATCGGGTTTACAATAAGCTCTACCCCATCATCAGTAAAGGTCTCCCCCAGAGTCCTGCAGTGCCACTGAGACCTTCTCGCAGTACTCACAACCTGCTTCATCCAG AGACGCAGAGGAAGCCAACTACAACTGCAGGCAGTAGTGTTGGTGCCCAGAGCTTCAGCACCGACTGCTCGCTCTCCCCCTCGCCCTCCCATGACTTCAACACCAACTATGACAACGAGGAAGGGGAGGAGCAGGTGACGGTGGACCGGGAGAATTCGTTTGAGGATCTGGAGCAGTTCCTGACCCAGCTGGACTGGGCCCCGCCCCACGGCAACATGGACGACACCTGCTCTGATTCAGAGCTGACCTGTGATTCGTCAATGCAGCCGGAGCAAGATGAGGGCCACATCTCAGAGCTGGAGACGAGAGCAATGAAAGAACACCTGAAGGCTGTTGTCAAAGACATTCATATAGCTATTG atcaGCTTCTCTCACTGTGTTTGCTGTCCTTTGAGTGTCTGAACACAGCCAGCTCTAAGGACTTGTGCCTCGCCAGCATAGAAGAAGCCTTCTTCACACCCCTGTGGAGCGCCCTGGTGGCTCTTTTCAG GAAGGTCCACAGGGAAAGAGAGCTGGCCTTTGAGACCAGTTTGAAGCTGTATCGGGATGCTTCACCTGGAGATGTTGGTGTACCTTTGAAACTGTTTCCCCAGGACCCTGGCGCATTGCAAGGGTCCTACCCATACGAGTCTGCTGTTCAGGAGCTTAAGCTTCTCACTAAAGACTGCTGTCCACAGAGGAAGTTGGAATGTATTG TGAGGACATTACGCCTGATCTGTGCTTGTGCTGAGGACTACAGATGTCTTCATGAGGTCGACTCAACACCCAAAACAGCTGCCAT CGGTGCAGATGACCTGTTGCCCATCCTGTCCTTCGTGGCTCTACGGTGCCAGTGTCCACAGCTGGTATCTGAATGTGCTGCTTTGGAGGAGTTCATTCATGAAGG
- the vps9d1 gene encoding VPS9 domain-containing protein 1 isoform X2 — protein MATADSGPKPLQNAMKMAKVAIQLDGGSKHKEAYCEYLRTINYISHALLEEAGSQKEKEMVAVEGERMLRLAEQCLERAKSFIGKNADPPDLSASASASSCWSPGQSQPHQTTVLPPAVATNTVPPSDPPVGAGRKATSPTKAGHRRVLSDGGGELSPFLPPEVFQRLQTVESQDRSKKELTPIEEASRLNQKLKANYEARLARLTPGQAYQKTSLTLSLQRQMMENLIIAKARQDALQRKMEERRLRLQEEANRRFAASGAMTTEEQEQRVLYTNVLEYEQDHDWPKLWKANLKKNPDDVTLVSGLVSYLLSRSDHPVVKLLRKHQYRVYNKLYPIISKGLPQSPAVPLRPSRSTHNLLHPETQRKPTTTAGSSVGAQSFSTDCSLSPSPSHDFNTNYDNEEGEEQVTVDRENSFEDLEQFLTQLDWAPPHGNMDDTCSDSELTCDSSMQPEQDEGHISELETRAMKEHLKAVVKDIHIAIDQLLSLCLLSFECLNTASSKDLCLASIEEAFFTPLWSALVALFRKVHRERELAFETSLKLYRDASPGDVGVPLKLFPQDPGALQGSYPYESAVQELKLLTKDCCPQRKLECIVRTLRLICACAEDYRCLHEVDSTPKTAAIDKEYSLTSKDIIWSHCWRKSL, from the exons ATGGCTACAGCTGATAGTGGCCCGAAGCCCCTTCAAAATGCCATGAAAATGGCCAAAGTAGCGATACAGCTGGACGGAGGGAGCAAACATAAG GAAGCTTACTGTGAATACCTCCGGACGATCAACTACATATCACATGCACTTTTGGAGGAAGCTGGGTCACAAA aggagaaggagatggTGGCGGTGGAGGGGGAGCGCATGTTGAGGTTGGCTGAGCAGTGTTTGGAGCGAGCCAAGTCATTTATAGGAAAGAACGCTGACCCCCCTGACCTTTCTGCCTCCGCCTCCGCTTCCTCTTGCTGGTCACCTGGCCAATCACAACCCCATCAGACCACTGTCCTCCCACCTGCCGTTGCCACAAACACTG TCCCTCCCTCTGACCCTCCTGTTGGCGCAGGGCGTAAAGCAACCAGTCCGACAAAGGCCGGTCACCGCAGGGTGCTGTCAGATGGTGGCGGGGAGCTCTCCCCTTTCCTGCCTCCTGAAGTCTTCCAGAGACTGCAAACAGTGGAGTCACAGGACAGAAGCAAAAA ggaGCTGACACCCATTGAAGAAGCTTCACGTTTGAACCAGAAGTTGAAAGCCAATTATGAAGCTCGTCTGGCAAGGCTCACACCTGGTCAGGCTTACCAGAAGACGTCtttg ACGCTCTCTCTCCAGCGTCAGATGATGGAGAACCTCATCATAGCCAAAGCCAGGCAGGATGCT CTTCAGcggaagatggaggagagaagaCTAAGGCTACAGGAAGAGGCCAACAG GAGATTTGCAGCGTCTGGAGCAATGACAACAGAGGAGCAAGAGCAGCGCGTTCTCTATACCAATGTGCTGGAATATGAGCAAGACCAT gATTGGCCCAAACTATGGAAAGCTAACCTGAAGAAgaatcctgatgatgtcactttagtATCAGGCCTAGTCTCCTACCTGCTCAG CCGATCTGACCACCCAGTGGTGAAGCTGCTGAGGAAACACCAGTATCGGGTTTACAATAAGCTCTACCCCATCATCAGTAAAGGTCTCCCCCAGAGTCCTGCAGTGCCACTGAGACCTTCTCGCAGTACTCACAACCTGCTTCATCCAG AGACGCAGAGGAAGCCAACTACAACTGCAGGCAGTAGTGTTGGTGCCCAGAGCTTCAGCACCGACTGCTCGCTCTCCCCCTCGCCCTCCCATGACTTCAACACCAACTATGACAACGAGGAAGGGGAGGAGCAGGTGACGGTGGACCGGGAGAATTCGTTTGAGGATCTGGAGCAGTTCCTGACCCAGCTGGACTGGGCCCCGCCCCACGGCAACATGGACGACACCTGCTCTGATTCAGAGCTGACCTGTGATTCGTCAATGCAGCCGGAGCAAGATGAGGGCCACATCTCAGAGCTGGAGACGAGAGCAATGAAAGAACACCTGAAGGCTGTTGTCAAAGACATTCATATAGCTATTG atcaGCTTCTCTCACTGTGTTTGCTGTCCTTTGAGTGTCTGAACACAGCCAGCTCTAAGGACTTGTGCCTCGCCAGCATAGAAGAAGCCTTCTTCACACCCCTGTGGAGCGCCCTGGTGGCTCTTTTCAG GAAGGTCCACAGGGAAAGAGAGCTGGCCTTTGAGACCAGTTTGAAGCTGTATCGGGATGCTTCACCTGGAGATGTTGGTGTACCTTTGAAACTGTTTCCCCAGGACCCTGGCGCATTGCAAGGGTCCTACCCATACGAGTCTGCTGTTCAGGAGCTTAAGCTTCTCACTAAAGACTGCTGTCCACAGAGGAAGTTGGAATGTATTG TGAGGACATTACGCCTGATCTGTGCTTGTGCTGAGGACTACAGATGTCTTCATGAGGTCGACTCAACACCCAAAACAGCTGCCAT AGACAAAGAATACAGTCTGACATCTAAGGATATAATCTGGAGTCATTGTTGGAGAAAATCATTGTAG